TCCCATGGTGGGACCCATAGATACGACCCCAATGTCCATGTAGGACACGTCCCATGGTGGGCCGCATAGATACGACCCCAATGCCCATGTAGGACGTGGCCCATGGTAGCTATGACCCTGGTGCCCACTTAGGTCACACTGGGACCCATAGGCACGACCCCAGTGCCCACGTAGGACACGCGTCCCACGCTGGAACCCATGGGCAGAGCCCCGTGCCCCCGCTGTCCCCCCCCCCAGGATCCTGCTGACGGTGGTGGTGATCTTCCGCATCCTGATCGTGGCCATCGTGGGCGAGACGGTGTACGAGGACGAGCAGACCATGTTCATGTGCAACACGCTGCAGCCGGGCTGCAACCAGGCGTGCTACGACAAGgccttccccatctcccacATCCGCTACTGGGTCTTCCAGATCATCCTGGTCTGCACCCCCAGCCTCTGCTTCATCACCTACTCCGTGCACCAGGCGGCCAAGCAGCGCGAGCGCCGCTACTCCTTCCTCTACCCGCTGCTGGAACGCGACGCCAAGAAACCGCGGGCGGCCAACGGCGTGCTGGGCCCCGACGCCGGCGCCAAGGACGAGCCCGAGGGCCTGGAAGCCAAGGAACCGCCGGGCacgccgccgcgccgcgccaAGGCCAAGCGG
The Numida meleagris isolate 19003 breed g44 Domestic line unplaced genomic scaffold, NumMel1.0 unplaced_Scaffold2665, whole genome shotgun sequence genome window above contains:
- the LOC110391017 gene encoding gap junction delta-2 protein-like, with the protein product ARPQCPRRTRVPRWNPWAEPRAPAVPPPRILLTVVVIFRILIVAIVGETVYEDEQTMFMCNTLQPGCNQACYDKAFPISHIRYWVFQIILVCTPSLCFITYSVHQAAKQRERRYSFLYPLLERDAKKPRAANGVLGPDAGAKDEPEGLEAKEPPGTPPRRAKAKRQEGISRFYVIQVVFRNALEIGFLAGQYFLYGFNVPAIFECDRYPCVKEVECYVSRPTEKTVFLVFMFAVSGICVLLNLAELNHLGWRKVKAAVRGVQARRKSLVEVRKKDGAALAPAPPLGRTQSSESA